A genomic window from Purpureocillium takamizusanense chromosome 2, complete sequence includes:
- a CDS encoding Ubiquitinyl hydrolase 1 (EggNog:ENOG503PAXZ~COG:O~MEROPS:MER0000836): MPTEGVKILPSGKKSFIPLENNPEVFTSLVHDLGVSEELGFFDIYNLDEPDLLSLVPRPALALIFITPPDMYYAVRREDGIADPPAGDGIAEPPARDGLTYDKSGDDEPVMWFQQTIGNACGLIALLHAVSNGGAKKFVQSGSLLDRIIRRAAPLKPVARAAALYDDEELERAHMRAARMGSSAPPPAEEHASLHFLAFVKGEDGHLWELEGGVDGPIDRGALGEGEDLLGDRALELGVRRFLKHANGNLQFSIVALAKE, encoded by the coding sequence ATGCCGACTGAAGGAGTCAAGATCCTGCCCTCGGGGAAGAAGAGCTTCATCCCGCTCGAGAACAACCCCGAAGTGTTCACGTCGCTGGTGCACGACTTGGGCGTCTCGGAGGAGCTGGGCTTCTTCGACATCTacaacctcgacgagccggacCTCCTGTCGTTGGTCCCTCGGCCCGCGCTCGCACTCATCTTCATCACGCCTCCCGACATGTACTACGCCGTGCGTCGCGAAGACGGCATCGCAGACCCccccgcgggcgacggcatcgcagAGCCCCCtgcgcgcgacggcctgACGTACGAcaagagcggcgacgacgagcctgtCATGTGGTTCCAGCAGACCATCGGCAACGCGTGCGGCCTCATCGCCCTGCTGCACGCCGTGTCCAACGGCGGGGCCAAGAAGTTTGTCCAGAGCGGCTCGCTGCTGGACCGCATCATCCGGCGGGCCGCGCCCCTGAAGccggtggcgcgcgcggcggcgctgtacgacgacgaggagctcgagagGGCGCACATGCGGGCCGCGAGGATgggcagctcggcgccgcccccggccgaggagcacgcGAGCTTGCACTTTCTCGCGTTCGtcaagggcgaggacggccacCTGtgggagctcgagggcggcgtggacgggcCCATTGATcgcggcgcgctgggcgagggcgaggacctgctcggcgaccgcgcgctggagctgggcGTCCGGAGGTTCTTGAAGCACGCCAACGGGAACCTGCAGTTTAGCATcgtggcgctggccaaggaaTGA